The Lysinibacillus pakistanensis genome includes a window with the following:
- a CDS encoding CsxC family protein, with translation MSEQLENQMLPCPVTSTEQIPLTNETTPVVATPLTTPTIKVPVVLAEPTLQIVVESDITLNPAATEIKRVKKNVFLNQVKLVPVRFARIGNTDFFRVTRAKLFVAGHIRKNIEYASSACNGALRDRIADVAFSGFTELIFPQTPGGTTPILGISEFAEANFLNEATQMDARLDKAFFQNLVKYNEQPFGELVAANFFELDFSPIITSPEGTFSTLREKIVLDLTVKVLQVQQVRLGTGSSVITPVLTGLTPPVSPIINPPINPTTDPC, from the coding sequence TTGAGTGAACAATTAGAAAATCAAATGCTACCTTGTCCGGTAACATCAACTGAACAAATTCCATTAACGAATGAAACTACTCCAGTAGTCGCTACACCGCTTACGACACCAACAATTAAAGTTCCAGTTGTACTTGCAGAACCAACACTTCAAATCGTTGTGGAGTCGGATATTACGCTTAATCCTGCAGCAACTGAAATCAAAAGAGTGAAGAAAAATGTATTCCTCAATCAAGTTAAATTAGTACCGGTTAGATTTGCACGTATTGGCAACACTGACTTTTTTAGAGTAACAAGAGCTAAATTATTTGTAGCAGGACATATTCGTAAAAATATCGAATATGCTTCGTCAGCATGTAATGGGGCACTTCGAGATAGAATTGCCGATGTTGCGTTTTCTGGTTTTACAGAGCTTATTTTCCCACAAACACCTGGAGGCACTACTCCAATCTTAGGCATTTCCGAGTTTGCTGAAGCGAACTTCCTGAATGAAGCTACGCAAATGGACGCTCGATTGGATAAGGCTTTCTTCCAAAATCTTGTTAAATATAATGAACAACCATTTGGAGAATTAGTAGCAGCGAACTTCTTTGAGCTTGATTTTTCGCCAATTATAACGTCACCTGAAGGTACATTCAGCACATTACGTGAAAAAATCGTACTGGATCTGACTGTAAAAGTACTACAAGTTCAACAAGTTCGCCTTGGCACTGGTAGCAGTGTAATAACTCCTGTTCTTACAGGGCTTACTCCTCCAGTTAGTCCTATTATTAATCCTCCTATTAATCCAACTACTGATCCTTGTTAA
- the prmA gene encoding 50S ribosomal protein L11 methyltransferase, with amino-acid sequence MKWSELSIHTKNEAVEAISNILHEAGASGVVIEDSAELAKPREDQFGEIYALNEADFPKDGVIVKAYLSESSFLNETVEEIKAAITNLTNFNIDIGENVVSIVEVNEEDWATAWKQYYHPVKISERFTIVPTWEDYTPVSTDELIIELDPGMAFGTGTHPTTVMCLQGLERVVKEGDTVIDIGTGSGVLSIGAALLGAKSVHALDLDEVAVRSAQENVVLNKVEDTVSVFHGNLLDTVKEPADVVVANILAEIIISFTDDAFSIVKPGGLYVTSGIIGAKRDDVKAALEASGFVIEEVLLMEDWVAIIARRPQ; translated from the coding sequence GTGAAGTGGTCAGAGTTATCCATTCATACCAAGAATGAAGCGGTAGAGGCAATTTCGAATATTTTGCATGAGGCTGGAGCAAGTGGTGTTGTTATTGAAGATTCGGCTGAACTTGCTAAGCCACGAGAGGATCAATTTGGTGAAATTTATGCACTAAATGAAGCGGATTTTCCCAAAGATGGTGTTATTGTCAAGGCTTATTTATCAGAGTCTAGCTTTTTAAATGAAACTGTGGAAGAAATTAAAGCGGCTATCACAAATCTAACGAACTTTAATATCGATATAGGGGAGAATGTAGTATCGATTGTAGAAGTAAATGAGGAAGACTGGGCAACAGCTTGGAAGCAATACTATCATCCTGTGAAAATTTCTGAACGCTTTACAATTGTGCCAACCTGGGAAGATTATACTCCAGTATCAACAGATGAATTAATTATCGAATTAGATCCTGGTATGGCATTTGGTACTGGAACACACCCAACAACTGTGATGTGCCTGCAAGGGCTTGAAAGGGTTGTAAAAGAGGGTGACACAGTTATCGATATTGGTACGGGTTCTGGTGTTCTTTCTATTGGTGCCGCATTACTTGGAGCTAAAAGTGTTCATGCGCTTGATTTAGATGAAGTAGCAGTACGCTCTGCGCAAGAGAATGTTGTGTTAAACAAAGTTGAGGATACAGTATCTGTATTTCATGGAAACCTATTGGATACAGTGAAGGAGCCGGCTGATGTCGTTGTTGCCAATATCTTAGCAGAAATTATTATATCCTTTACTGACGATGCATTTTCAATTGTCAAACCAGGTGGATTATATGTCACTTCAGGCATCATTGGCGCAAAACGTGATGATGTCAAAGCGGCACTAGAAGCTTCAGGCTTTGTCATTGAAGAAGTATTACTAATGGAAGACTGGGTCGCAATCATCGCCCGTCGTCCACAATAA
- the hemW gene encoding radical SAM family heme chaperone HemW — MARGVYIHIPFCHQICNYCDFNKFYFKNQPVDEYIETLGKEMALAIQKYPDHFKQIETIFLGGGTPTALSPEQLEKLLGLIRTYIPMDSVTEFTSEANPDELSEAKLQALFAGGVNRLSMGVQSFDQTLLKKIGRTHSNEHVYETIALAKKVGFHNISIDLMYGLPGQTMAQWEDSLAKAFALELPHISAYSLIVEPKTIFYNQYTKGKLHLPPEDLEADMYDVLMEQMEAHGLQQYEISNFAQSGFSSSHNKIYWENDEYAGFGAGAHGYVAGIRYSNHGPLKKYIDAVNKGDLPIVYEHIVTENEKREEQMFLGLRKTEGVLHHIYEEKFNETMLTRYRHVIEKLVSEGLLEHDTNRIHLTRKGRFVGNEVFQQFLLED, encoded by the coding sequence ATGGCACGAGGTGTTTACATTCATATTCCTTTTTGTCATCAAATTTGTAATTATTGTGATTTCAATAAATTTTATTTCAAAAATCAACCAGTTGATGAATATATAGAAACCCTGGGCAAGGAGATGGCGCTTGCCATACAAAAGTATCCTGACCATTTTAAACAAATCGAAACGATCTTTCTCGGTGGTGGAACACCGACTGCGTTATCACCTGAGCAATTAGAAAAACTTCTTGGGCTGATTCGTACGTATATTCCTATGGACAGTGTGACAGAATTTACATCAGAGGCAAATCCGGACGAGCTCTCAGAGGCGAAATTGCAGGCATTATTTGCTGGAGGTGTCAATCGTTTAAGTATGGGGGTGCAGTCCTTTGACCAGACATTATTAAAGAAAATTGGACGTACTCATAGTAACGAACATGTTTATGAAACAATTGCCTTGGCGAAAAAGGTTGGCTTTCACAATATAAGCATAGATTTAATGTATGGTCTGCCTGGGCAAACAATGGCACAATGGGAGGACTCCTTAGCAAAGGCCTTTGCCTTGGAGTTACCGCATATTTCCGCATACTCATTAATAGTAGAGCCAAAAACGATATTTTATAATCAATATACAAAGGGGAAACTGCATTTACCACCCGAAGATCTTGAGGCAGATATGTATGATGTATTGATGGAACAGATGGAGGCTCATGGGCTGCAACAATATGAAATAAGTAACTTCGCGCAATCTGGTTTCAGCTCTAGTCATAACAAAATTTATTGGGAAAACGATGAATATGCAGGCTTTGGTGCTGGTGCACATGGATATGTTGCTGGTATCCGTTATTCCAATCATGGACCATTAAAAAAATATATTGATGCAGTAAACAAAGGTGATTTACCAATTGTCTATGAGCATATTGTGACAGAGAATGAAAAACGCGAAGAACAAATGTTTTTAGGTCTGCGAAAAACAGAGGGAGTATTACACCATATATATGAAGAGAAATTTAATGAAACGATGCTTACACGTTATCGTCATGTTATCGAAAAGTTAGTATCAGAAGGTCTTTTGGAACACGATACGAATAGAATTCATCTGACACGAAAAGGTCGATTTGTAGGGAATGAAGTATTTCAACAATTTTTGCTAGAAGATTGA
- the dnaK gene encoding molecular chaperone DnaK, with protein sequence MSKIIGIDLGTTNSCVSVLEGGEPKVIPNPEGNRTTPSVVAFKNGERQVGEVAKRQSVTNPNTIISIKSKMGTAEKVTVEDKDYTPQEVSAMILQYLKGYAEDYLGEKVTKAVITVPAYFNDAQRQATKDAGKIAGLEVERIINEPTAAALAYGLDKQDQDQKVLVFDLGGGTFDVSILELGDGVFEVLATAGDNKLGGDDFDDVIIDYLVAEFKKENGIDLSKDKMAMQRLKDAAEKAKKDLSGVTSTQISLPFITAGEAGPLHLEISLTRAKFDEITLPLVNRTVGPVRQALSDAGLSTSEIDQVILVGGSTRIPAVQEAVRKETGKEPHRGVNPDEVVAMGAAVQGGVLTGDVKDVVLLDVTPLSLGIETMGGVFTKLIDRNTTIPTSKSQVFSTAADNQPAVDIHVLQGERSMAADNKTLGRFQLADIPPAPRGVPQIEVTFDIDKNGIVSVKAKDLGTNKEQTIVIQSDSGLSEEDIERMVKDAEANAEADAKRKEEADLRNEADQLVFQVDKTIADLGEQITEDEKKSVEDARDELKKALEAGELEGIKSAKEKLEGVLQPLVMKVYEQAAAAAQAAQGGEAGADTGAGKKDDGVVDAEFEEVKDDK encoded by the coding sequence ATGAGCAAAATTATCGGTATTGACTTAGGAACAACAAACTCTTGTGTTTCTGTACTTGAAGGTGGAGAACCAAAAGTAATTCCAAATCCAGAAGGCAATCGTACAACACCATCTGTTGTCGCATTTAAAAATGGCGAACGTCAAGTTGGTGAAGTAGCAAAACGTCAATCAGTAACAAACCCGAACACAATTATTTCCATTAAATCAAAAATGGGTACAGCTGAAAAAGTAACAGTGGAAGATAAAGACTACACGCCACAAGAAGTATCAGCAATGATTCTTCAATACTTAAAAGGCTATGCAGAAGATTACTTAGGTGAGAAAGTAACAAAAGCAGTTATTACAGTTCCTGCTTACTTTAATGATGCACAGCGCCAAGCGACAAAAGACGCTGGTAAAATTGCTGGCCTTGAAGTAGAGCGTATTATCAACGAGCCAACTGCAGCTGCGCTTGCGTACGGCTTAGACAAACAAGACCAAGATCAAAAAGTTTTAGTATTTGACCTTGGTGGTGGTACATTTGACGTTTCTATTCTTGAATTAGGTGACGGTGTCTTCGAAGTATTAGCAACTGCTGGTGATAATAAACTAGGTGGGGACGATTTTGATGACGTGATTATCGACTATCTAGTAGCTGAATTCAAAAAAGAAAATGGCATTGATTTATCAAAAGATAAAATGGCGATGCAACGCTTAAAAGATGCAGCTGAAAAAGCGAAAAAAGATTTATCTGGTGTAACTTCAACACAAATTTCTTTACCTTTCATTACGGCAGGTGAAGCAGGTCCACTACACCTAGAAATTTCTTTAACACGTGCAAAATTCGACGAAATTACTTTACCATTAGTAAATCGTACAGTAGGTCCAGTACGTCAAGCCTTATCTGATGCAGGCCTTTCAACATCTGAAATCGACCAAGTTATTTTAGTTGGTGGTTCAACACGTATTCCAGCAGTACAAGAAGCAGTACGTAAAGAAACTGGTAAAGAGCCTCACCGTGGAGTAAACCCTGACGAAGTTGTTGCAATGGGTGCTGCTGTACAAGGTGGCGTATTAACTGGTGATGTGAAAGACGTTGTTCTACTTGACGTAACACCATTATCACTTGGTATTGAAACAATGGGTGGCGTGTTCACGAAGTTAATTGATCGTAACACAACAATCCCTACTTCAAAATCACAAGTATTCTCTACAGCAGCTGACAACCAACCAGCAGTAGACATCCATGTTCTACAAGGTGAGCGTTCAATGGCAGCTGACAATAAAACATTAGGTCGCTTCCAATTAGCAGACATTCCACCGGCACCACGTGGTGTACCTCAAATCGAAGTAACATTTGATATTGATAAAAACGGTATCGTATCTGTAAAAGCGAAAGACCTTGGTACAAACAAAGAGCAAACAATTGTGATCCAATCTGATTCTGGTCTATCAGAGGAAGATATTGAACGCATGGTAAAAGATGCTGAAGCAAATGCAGAGGCAGATGCTAAACGTAAAGAAGAAGCAGATCTTCGTAACGAAGCAGATCAACTAGTGTTCCAAGTAGACAAAACAATTGCTGATCTAGGTGAGCAAATTACAGAAGACGAGAAAAAATCTGTTGAAGATGCTCGCGATGAATTGAAAAAGGCGCTTGAAGCTGGTGAATTAGAGGGCATTAAATCTGCTAAAGAAAAACTAGAAGGCGTTTTACAGCCACTAGTAATGAAAGTATATGAACAAGCTGCAGCAGCTGCTCAAGCAGCTCAAGGTGGCGAAGCAGGTGCAGACACTGGCGCTGGTAAAAAAGATGACGGTGTTGTAGACGCTGAATTCGAAGAAGTAAAAGACGATAAATAA
- the chrA gene encoding chromate efflux transporter: MRRLWEIFLVSFKLGCTSFGGPTAHLGYFQNEYVEKRKWLSANDYSQLVALSQFLPGPASSQVGMGIGLLRGGIFGSVISFLGFTLPSVLLLIAFGYFSTHVDMSWVHGLKLVAVAIVAQAILDMSRKLISSIWHLIIALFALGVVLLWVHSLSQVLVIGLAALIGFRFIKITKEMNQHVTVVPISKKAGFILLSLFFLLLIGLPAVSPFMQYEWFILVEKFYLSGALVFGGGHVVLPLLEVQFVQSGLMSSSDFITGYGMTQAVPGPLFTFASYIGMMIAGVPGAVIATIAIFLPAFLLIVGAMPFWLALNQFPRLRGAIAGANAAVVGILAAAFFHPIATETIENWLDIVISAIFLCCLMRWKIPPYLLVIIGLCIGIIRY; this comes from the coding sequence TTGCGAAGATTATGGGAGATCTTTTTAGTTTCCTTTAAATTAGGCTGTACTTCCTTTGGTGGTCCAACTGCTCATTTAGGTTATTTTCAAAATGAGTATGTTGAAAAACGTAAGTGGTTATCAGCAAATGATTACAGTCAGCTTGTAGCACTTAGTCAATTTCTACCTGGTCCCGCATCGAGTCAAGTAGGAATGGGCATTGGCTTATTAAGAGGCGGAATATTTGGGAGTGTAATTTCTTTTCTTGGCTTTACATTACCGTCAGTGTTGCTGCTGATTGCATTCGGATATTTTTCGACGCATGTAGATATGAGCTGGGTCCATGGCTTAAAATTAGTGGCTGTTGCGATTGTTGCACAGGCTATTTTGGATATGTCCAGGAAATTGATTTCTAGCATATGGCATTTAATAATTGCCTTGTTTGCACTTGGAGTAGTGCTTTTATGGGTACATTCATTATCACAGGTATTGGTGATAGGTCTTGCTGCCCTCATAGGCTTTCGATTTATTAAAATCACTAAGGAAATGAATCAACATGTAACAGTTGTACCTATTTCCAAAAAAGCAGGGTTCATTTTATTATCACTGTTTTTCCTACTCCTTATTGGTTTACCAGCTGTTAGTCCATTTATGCAATATGAATGGTTTATATTGGTTGAAAAGTTTTATCTATCAGGTGCCTTAGTGTTTGGTGGCGGTCATGTAGTACTGCCTTTGTTAGAAGTTCAATTTGTACAAAGTGGACTAATGAGTTCTTCTGATTTTATTACAGGTTATGGAATGACACAGGCAGTTCCTGGTCCATTATTCACGTTTGCCTCTTACATAGGTATGATGATTGCTGGAGTACCTGGGGCCGTTATTGCTACAATAGCAATTTTTCTTCCTGCCTTTTTACTTATAGTTGGGGCAATGCCGTTTTGGCTAGCGTTAAATCAATTCCCAAGATTAAGAGGGGCAATAGCAGGTGCAAATGCTGCCGTTGTTGGAATATTAGCAGCAGCTTTTTTTCATCCAATTGCTACAGAGACAATTGAAAATTGGTTAGACATTGTTATATCTGCCATCTTTTTATGCTGCTTAATGCGATGGAAAATACCGCCTTATTTATTAGTAATCATTGGTCTTTGCATAGGAATTATACGTTATTAA
- a CDS encoding 16S rRNA (uracil(1498)-N(3))-methyltransferase — MQRYFIETSIEKARISGEDAHHIERVMRMKEGDKIVVVAQDNAHICTIVAFEGDGVVIQPTGEIIPSPELPVQVTVACGLPKGDKLELITQKATELGMFALLPFEAERSIVKWDKKKGVKKQERLQKIAKEAAEQSHRTHIPEIYEPISFKQLVNQVSNFDAVFIADEEDAKSIKRTRFAEKLKNAYDKKSNSILIIFGPEGGIARKEADALLQAGAQTMSLGPRILRAETAPLYALSAISYEFE; from the coding sequence ATGCAGCGTTATTTTATTGAAACCTCTATTGAAAAAGCACGAATTAGTGGAGAAGATGCACATCATATTGAACGAGTAATGCGAATGAAGGAAGGTGACAAAATTGTAGTAGTGGCACAAGATAATGCCCACATCTGTACAATTGTAGCCTTTGAAGGAGATGGGGTAGTTATACAGCCTACTGGGGAGATAATTCCTTCTCCTGAGCTACCTGTTCAAGTTACAGTTGCCTGTGGATTGCCAAAAGGTGATAAATTAGAGCTTATTACACAAAAAGCTACAGAGCTTGGCATGTTTGCCTTATTGCCGTTTGAAGCAGAGCGTTCCATTGTAAAATGGGATAAAAAGAAGGGGGTAAAAAAGCAAGAGCGTCTGCAAAAAATTGCAAAAGAAGCCGCTGAACAATCTCATCGTACACATATACCAGAAATTTATGAACCAATTTCTTTTAAGCAGCTAGTAAATCAGGTGAGCAATTTTGACGCCGTTTTTATCGCAGATGAAGAAGATGCCAAATCTATAAAACGTACGAGATTTGCGGAAAAGCTAAAAAACGCTTACGATAAAAAATCGAATTCAATTCTTATTATCTTTGGTCCAGAAGGCGGCATTGCTAGAAAAGAAGCGGATGCTCTGTTGCAAGCTGGAGCCCAAACGATGTCTTTAGGACCCCGAATTTTACGAGCAGAAACAGCGCCACTTTATGCACTGTCTGCAATATCCTATGAATTTGAATAA
- the dnaJ gene encoding molecular chaperone DnaJ: MEKRDYYEVLGLTKSASKDDIKKAYRKLSKQYHPDLNKEPGADEKFKEIAEAYEVLSDDQKKARYDQFGHEDPNAGFGGGGFGGGGFGGFEDIFSSFFGGGGRRQDPNAPRKGDDLQYRMNIKFEEAIFGKETEIEIPKDETCDTCHGSGAKPGTKSETCSTCNGAGQVNQAVDTPFGRMMNRRTCSTCHGTGKIIKEKCSTCRGEGKVQKRKKIKVTIPAGVDDGQQIRVTGQGEPGINGGPAGDLYIMFRVQGHNEFERDGDDIYYELKLTFPQAALGDEIEVPTVHGKVKLRIPAGTQSGAQFRLKDKGVKNVHGYGTGNQYVTVKVVTPEKLTERQKQLLREFAEISGDIPEEQGSSLFDKIKKKFQGE, from the coding sequence ATGGAAAAACGCGATTACTACGAGGTGCTTGGTTTAACCAAATCAGCTTCAAAAGATGATATTAAAAAAGCATATCGTAAATTATCAAAACAATATCACCCTGATTTAAATAAAGAGCCAGGTGCAGATGAAAAATTCAAAGAAATCGCTGAAGCTTATGAAGTGCTAAGTGATGATCAGAAGAAGGCGCGCTACGATCAATTTGGTCATGAGGATCCAAATGCTGGCTTTGGTGGTGGTGGCTTCGGAGGAGGCGGCTTTGGCGGCTTCGAGGATATTTTCAGCTCATTCTTTGGTGGTGGAGGTCGTCGTCAGGACCCGAATGCACCACGCAAGGGTGATGATCTACAATATCGTATGAATATTAAATTTGAAGAAGCGATTTTCGGGAAAGAAACAGAAATCGAAATTCCGAAGGATGAAACCTGCGATACTTGTCATGGTTCGGGTGCAAAACCAGGAACTAAGTCAGAAACATGTTCAACATGTAATGGTGCTGGTCAAGTAAATCAAGCTGTGGATACTCCATTTGGCCGTATGATGAATCGTCGTACTTGTTCAACATGTCATGGTACTGGAAAAATCATTAAAGAAAAATGTTCAACATGTCGTGGAGAAGGAAAAGTACAAAAACGTAAGAAAATTAAAGTAACAATTCCAGCAGGGGTTGACGATGGCCAACAAATTCGTGTAACTGGTCAGGGAGAGCCGGGTATAAATGGAGGACCAGCGGGAGATTTATATATAATGTTCCGTGTGCAAGGGCATAATGAGTTTGAACGTGATGGCGACGATATTTATTATGAACTGAAGCTAACATTCCCTCAAGCAGCTCTTGGTGATGAAATTGAAGTACCAACTGTCCATGGGAAAGTAAAATTACGAATTCCAGCAGGGACACAGTCAGGTGCTCAATTCCGCCTTAAAGACAAAGGTGTAAAAAATGTACATGGCTATGGTACTGGTAATCAATATGTTACTGTCAAAGTTGTCACACCAGAAAAGTTAACAGAAAGACAAAAACAACTGCTACGCGAATTTGCTGAAATTAGTGGTGATATTCCTGAGGAACAAGGAAGCTCACTATTTGATAAAATCAAGAAAAAATTCCAAGGCGAATAA
- the hrcA gene encoding heat-inducible transcriptional repressor HrcA — translation MLTNRQLQILQVIVDDFIMFAQPVGSRQISKKQEITFSPATIRNEMADLEELGFLEKTHTSSGRVPSEKGYRFYVDHLLSPQGINSRDIQQIQSIFNDRLVEVEHIIRKSANILSELTSYTSILLGPDVQRHRVKRFSIVPLSSDTAVAIIVTNNGHVENRMFSLPPDFTASELEKMVNILNERLIGVSLEDLHTKLEAEVLAVLQQHVRSADDFIRSLVTATMHNSESKIFYGGKTNMFNQPEFHDLNKVRMILDLMETNSQVQSLFHPNESGIQIRIGSENKQLEMENCSVITTTYSIGEDQQGAIAIIGPTRMDYKRVVALLDVLRMDLTQAFTKNRSD, via the coding sequence ATGCTAACAAATCGGCAACTACAGATATTGCAAGTCATTGTAGACGACTTTATTATGTTTGCACAGCCGGTAGGTTCTCGCCAGATCTCCAAAAAGCAAGAGATTACATTTAGTCCAGCCACAATTCGAAATGAAATGGCGGATTTGGAGGAATTAGGTTTTTTAGAAAAAACACATACTTCCTCTGGTCGAGTGCCTTCGGAAAAGGGTTATAGATTTTATGTAGATCATTTGTTGAGTCCACAGGGGATTAATTCTAGGGATATTCAGCAAATCCAATCAATTTTTAATGATCGCCTAGTAGAAGTAGAGCATATTATCCGAAAATCAGCCAATATTTTATCAGAGCTGACATCTTATACATCGATTCTTTTAGGACCTGATGTACAAAGACATCGTGTTAAACGATTCTCAATTGTGCCGCTCTCTAGTGATACAGCAGTAGCGATTATCGTAACGAATAACGGGCATGTGGAAAATCGAATGTTTAGTTTACCTCCAGATTTTACCGCTTCTGAATTAGAGAAGATGGTTAATATTTTAAATGAACGCTTAATCGGTGTGTCATTAGAAGATCTTCATACAAAGCTTGAGGCTGAAGTGTTAGCTGTTTTACAGCAACATGTGAGATCTGCGGATGACTTTATTCGCTCACTTGTTACAGCCACGATGCATAATTCAGAAAGTAAAATTTTCTATGGTGGAAAAACAAATATGTTCAACCAGCCCGAATTCCACGATTTAAATAAAGTCCGGATGATTTTGGACTTAATGGAAACGAACAGCCAAGTGCAATCGCTTTTCCATCCCAATGAATCGGGCATTCAAATTCGTATAGGCTCTGAAAATAAACAACTAGAAATGGAAAACTGTAGTGTCATTACGACCACTTATTCAATTGGTGAAGATCAACAAGGGGCTATTGCGATTATTGGTCCAACACGGATGGATTACAAACGTGTTGTTGCTTTACTAGACGTATTGCGCATGGATTTAACACAGGCCTTTACGAAGAATCGTAGTGATTGA
- the grpE gene encoding nucleotide exchange factor GrpE yields MTETTENKDLVQEKVQDDNVQAENVSTENDVIEQQEAELTIEEQYEAKLAELQAKLDDEENRHLRLRADFDNMRRRNQLDREAAEKYRAQSLLSDLLPVLDNFERALQVEATSEEAASIVKGIEMVYRSLIEATEKEGLQVIKAEGEPFDPNIHQAVMQEQDSEKETGVVLRELQKGYILKDRVLRPSMVSVNE; encoded by the coding sequence GTGACTGAAACAACTGAAAACAAGGATCTTGTACAAGAAAAAGTACAGGATGACAATGTACAAGCTGAAAATGTATCTACAGAAAATGATGTAATTGAACAGCAAGAAGCAGAATTGACGATTGAAGAGCAATACGAGGCAAAGCTTGCAGAGTTACAAGCAAAGCTAGACGACGAGGAAAATCGTCATCTACGCCTACGCGCTGACTTTGATAATATGCGTCGTCGCAATCAGCTAGATCGGGAGGCAGCAGAGAAATACCGTGCTCAAAGCTTATTATCAGATTTACTGCCAGTACTAGATAATTTTGAGCGTGCCTTACAAGTGGAAGCAACGTCTGAAGAAGCTGCTTCTATTGTAAAAGGCATTGAGATGGTCTATCGTTCTCTGATTGAAGCAACAGAGAAGGAAGGTCTGCAAGTGATTAAAGCAGAAGGTGAGCCATTTGATCCAAATATTCACCAAGCTGTCATGCAGGAACAAGATAGTGAAAAAGAGACTGGTGTTGTTTTACGCGAACTGCAAAAAGGATATATCTTAAAGGATCGTGTATTACGCCCATCAATGGTATCTGTGAACGAATAG